In Curtobacterium sp. MCPF17_002, one genomic interval encodes:
- a CDS encoding CBS domain-containing protein — translation MSATKVFVARLAGCSVFDPAGDRVGRVRDVLVVYRRADPPHVVGLIVEVPGKRRIFVSIGRITSIGAGQVITTGIVNMRRFEQRGGEVRVIAEMLGRKVLIKKERIRATIEDVAVEDRGQGDWEVSQLFLRKPKTTPSPFGKGPTTFATWNEVTEDELPGEAQSAEHVIAAYSDLLPADLASTLLDLPEERRFEVAEELPDDRLADVLEEMPDQQRIEILTRLEDARAADVLDHMQPDDAADVLAQFSDERSEALLQLMEPEEAQDVRMLLEYEPDTAGGLMTTEPVIVSADATVAEGLALVRRHELAPVLGAAVCVTLPPYEPPTGRFLGLVHFQRMLRYPPNERLGTLIDQQTEPVRVDASAAEVTRIMATYNLLSVPVVDDAHRLVGVVTIDDVLDHVLPDDWRSQGEGEPSPLPRQRPRKTPVTTGRRTTRGPNG, via the coding sequence GTGAGCGCCACGAAGGTCTTCGTCGCCCGCCTCGCCGGGTGCTCCGTCTTCGACCCCGCGGGCGACCGCGTCGGCAGGGTGCGGGACGTGCTCGTCGTGTACCGCCGCGCGGATCCGCCGCACGTCGTCGGGCTCATCGTCGAGGTGCCGGGCAAGCGCCGCATCTTCGTCAGCATCGGCCGGATCACGTCGATCGGTGCCGGACAGGTCATCACCACGGGCATCGTGAACATGCGCCGCTTCGAGCAGCGCGGTGGCGAGGTCCGGGTGATCGCCGAGATGCTCGGCCGCAAGGTCCTCATCAAGAAGGAGCGCATCCGCGCCACCATCGAGGACGTCGCCGTCGAGGACCGCGGGCAGGGCGACTGGGAGGTGTCGCAGCTCTTCCTCCGCAAGCCGAAGACCACGCCGTCGCCGTTCGGCAAGGGTCCGACGACCTTCGCGACCTGGAACGAGGTCACCGAGGACGAGCTCCCGGGCGAGGCGCAGTCCGCCGAGCACGTCATCGCCGCCTACTCCGACCTGCTGCCCGCCGACCTGGCGTCCACCCTGCTCGACCTGCCCGAGGAACGCCGGTTCGAGGTGGCCGAGGAGCTCCCCGACGACCGTCTCGCCGACGTGCTCGAGGAGATGCCGGACCAGCAGCGCATCGAGATCCTCACCCGCCTCGAGGACGCCCGCGCCGCCGACGTCCTCGACCACATGCAGCCGGACGACGCCGCCGACGTCCTCGCGCAGTTCTCCGACGAGCGCAGCGAGGCGCTCCTCCAGCTGATGGAGCCGGAGGAGGCGCAGGACGTCCGCATGCTCCTCGAGTACGAGCCGGACACCGCCGGTGGTCTCATGACCACCGAGCCGGTGATCGTCTCCGCCGACGCGACCGTCGCCGAGGGGCTCGCCCTGGTCCGTCGCCACGAGCTCGCCCCGGTGCTCGGCGCCGCGGTCTGCGTGACGCTGCCGCCGTACGAGCCGCCGACCGGCCGGTTCCTCGGACTCGTGCACTTCCAGCGCATGCTGCGGTACCCGCCGAACGAACGGCTCGGCACGCTCATCGACCAGCAGACCGAACCGGTCCGGGTCGATGCCAGCGCCGCCGAGGTCACCCGCATCATGGCGACCTACAACCTGCTGTCGGTCCCCGTGGTCGACGACGCCCACCGACTCGTCGGGGTGGTGACGATCGACGATGTCCTCGACCACGTCCTGCCGGACGACTGGCGAAGTCAGGGCGAGGGGGAACCCTCACCGCTCCCACGCCAACGCCCGCGCAAGACGCCCGTGACGACGGGAAGGAGGACCACCCGTGGCCCGAACGGATGA
- a CDS encoding P-loop NTPase encodes MADATTPGDDQALGSRVLAALARVIDPEIRRPVTELDMIRGVDVQPGGAVRVDLQLTIVGCPAADTIERDVRAAAGSVDGVASVAVDVSVMAPATRAALTERLRAGRPRGVQFTPDSLTRVIAVTSGKGGVGKSTVTVNLAAALAARGQRVGIVDVDVHGFSVPGLMGLTDEHGVAPRPTRVDSMILPPVAHDVKVVSIGMFVDDVSTAVSWRGPMLHRTVSQFLTDVYFGDLDVLLLDLPPGTGDVAISVGQLLPHAEVIVVTTPQAAAADVAERSGVVARQTGQRVIGVVENMAGLVQPDGSVLHLFGEGGGAETASRLSRGQDSPVPVLGSVPLSIPLRAGGDTGVPVVLGVPDDPAAVALVAIAERIATMGRGLSGRKLGLSLS; translated from the coding sequence GTGGCTGACGCCACGACCCCGGGGGACGACCAGGCGCTCGGCTCGCGGGTCCTCGCTGCGCTCGCCCGCGTCATCGACCCGGAGATCCGTCGGCCCGTCACGGAGCTCGACATGATCCGTGGTGTCGACGTGCAGCCTGGAGGCGCGGTGCGCGTCGACCTGCAGCTCACGATCGTCGGGTGCCCGGCTGCCGACACGATCGAGCGTGACGTGCGTGCGGCCGCCGGTTCCGTGGACGGTGTGGCCTCGGTCGCCGTCGACGTGTCGGTGATGGCGCCCGCGACGAGGGCCGCGCTGACCGAACGCCTCCGCGCCGGACGCCCCCGCGGCGTGCAGTTCACACCGGACTCGCTCACCCGGGTGATCGCGGTGACGAGCGGCAAGGGCGGTGTCGGCAAGTCCACCGTCACCGTGAACCTGGCTGCCGCCCTCGCCGCCCGTGGGCAGCGCGTGGGCATCGTCGACGTCGATGTGCACGGCTTCAGCGTCCCCGGGTTGATGGGGCTGACCGACGAACACGGCGTGGCGCCGCGCCCGACACGGGTCGACAGCATGATCCTGCCGCCGGTCGCGCACGACGTGAAGGTCGTCTCGATCGGCATGTTCGTCGACGACGTCTCGACCGCGGTGTCCTGGCGCGGACCGATGCTGCACCGGACCGTCTCGCAGTTCCTCACCGACGTGTACTTCGGCGACCTCGACGTGCTCCTGCTCGACCTGCCGCCGGGCACCGGGGACGTCGCGATCTCGGTCGGACAGCTGCTCCCGCACGCCGAGGTGATCGTGGTGACGACCCCCCAGGCCGCCGCGGCCGACGTCGCCGAGCGGAGCGGGGTCGTCGCACGGCAGACCGGGCAGCGGGTGATCGGCGTCGTCGAGAACATGGCGGGCCTCGTGCAGCCCGACGGTTCCGTGCTGCACCTCTTCGGCGAGGGCGGCGGCGCCGAGACCGCCTCCCGGCTGTCGCGCGGGCAGGACTCCCCCGTGCCGGTGCTCGGCAGCGTGCCGCTGTCGATCCCGCTCCGTGCGGGCGGCGACACGGGTGTGCCCGTGGTGCTCGGCGTGCCCGACGACCCGGCAGCGGTGGCGCTGGTGGCGATCGCGGAGCGGATAGCCACGATGGGACGGGGTCTCTCCGGCCGGAAGCTCGGGCTCTCGCTGTCCTAG
- a CDS encoding DUF1003 domain-containing protein, with the protein MRTRVLPTRRRSGRGDTFGRATEGIARAMGTPWFLVGLTLFCVVWMAWNVFTPKALQFDSAAIGFTALTLVLSLQASYAAPLILLAQNRQDDRDRVQFEQDRQRAERNLADTEYLAREVVALRLAMRDMASKDFIRSEIRSLLEELDRRDAIDDGEPERSADVRG; encoded by the coding sequence ATGCGCACGCGCGTGCTCCCGACCCGCCGTCGATCCGGTCGGGGGGACACCTTCGGCCGCGCCACCGAGGGCATCGCCCGTGCGATGGGCACGCCCTGGTTCCTGGTCGGCCTGACCCTCTTCTGCGTCGTCTGGATGGCCTGGAACGTCTTCACGCCGAAGGCCCTGCAGTTCGACTCCGCGGCGATCGGCTTCACCGCGCTGACCCTCGTCCTCTCGCTGCAGGCCTCGTACGCGGCACCGCTCATCCTGCTCGCCCAGAACCGGCAGGACGACCGCGACCGGGTGCAGTTCGAACAGGACCGGCAGCGTGCCGAGCGGAACCTGGCGGACACCGAGTACCTGGCGCGCGAGGTCGTGGCGCTCCGCCTGGCGATGCGGGACATGGCGTCGAAGGACTTCATCCGGTCCGAGATCCGGTCGCTGCTCGAGGAGCTCGACCGGCGCGACGCGATCGACGACGGGGAGCCGGAGCGCTCGGCGGACGTCCGTGGCTGA
- a CDS encoding class I SAM-dependent methyltransferase has protein sequence MSTDHVSVDWEHARDTNRANWDDRVPIHEGAYEIDALADPEHRSTVVREDLPVLSPWLPGGSLDGLDVCHLQCHIGTDTVSLAREGARLTGVDFSPAALASAARLAERLGLDVTWVETDVLDARAAVVGDFDVVYTSIGTICWLADLDRWAAQVAALLRPGGVFFIRDGHPALYALDESADELVTRYRYFPDGTAQQWDDAGTYAGEGAVANTRTFEWPHPLSEIVSALLGAGLRLRALDEGRTLPWRFSQRMEDTGEGSWAWPEADRVRVPTTFTIVATRD, from the coding sequence ATGAGCACGGACCACGTCAGCGTCGACTGGGAGCACGCCCGCGACACCAACCGCGCGAACTGGGACGACCGGGTGCCGATCCACGAGGGTGCGTACGAGATCGATGCACTGGCCGACCCCGAGCACCGTTCGACCGTGGTCCGCGAGGACCTGCCGGTGCTCTCCCCGTGGCTCCCCGGCGGGTCGCTCGACGGCCTGGACGTCTGCCACCTGCAGTGCCACATCGGCACCGACACCGTCTCACTCGCACGCGAGGGCGCGCGTCTGACCGGTGTCGACTTCTCGCCCGCCGCCCTCGCTTCGGCCGCACGGCTCGCCGAGCGGCTCGGGCTCGACGTCACCTGGGTCGAGACCGACGTCCTCGACGCCCGGGCCGCCGTGGTCGGCGACTTCGACGTCGTCTACACGAGCATCGGGACGATCTGCTGGCTCGCGGACCTCGACCGGTGGGCGGCGCAGGTCGCGGCGCTCCTCCGTCCCGGCGGGGTGTTCTTCATCCGCGACGGGCACCCCGCGCTGTACGCGCTCGACGAGTCCGCCGACGAACTCGTCACCCGGTACCGGTACTTCCCCGACGGCACCGCGCAGCAGTGGGACGACGCCGGCACGTACGCGGGCGAGGGCGCGGTCGCCAACACCCGCACGTTCGAGTGGCCGCACCCGCTGTCGGAGATCGTGAGCGCCCTGCTCGGCGCGGGCCTCCGACTCCGGGCGCTCGACGAGGGCCGGACCCTGCCGTGGCGGTTCAGCCAGCGGATGGAGGACACCGGCGAGGGCTCGTGGGCCTGGCCCGAGGCCGATCGCGTCCGCGTGCCGACGACCTTCACGATCGTCGCCACCCGGGACTGA
- a CDS encoding carbohydrate-binding protein encodes MQKNTRVRIGLVAAVVATIAGGSLAAAPALAATPSCATAWSAGTAYNGGATVSEAGTNYTANWWTQGDDPATHSGVTGSGQPWTSSGACTGGSTGGGTGGGTGGGTTTPGGGSAGTASGLVFSPYKDVTVNLDWNTNVMNTAVTGTRIPVVGSSNSLVSTREPGLKAITLAFATGTCGSENWGGVAADAFASANIPKLDAAGVNYIVSTGGAAGSFKCSGTALQSFIARYATPHMIGVDFDIESGQSTADVQNLVNAAALAQTKYPGLRFSFTLATLAASDGSFGGLNSTGDATVKAIKASSLTNYTVNLMTMDLGRATAANCVLSGSTCDMGKSSVQAVTNLEHTYGIAPSKIEVTPMIGVNDATDEVFTLTDVDTLSAYAKANGLAGVHSWSLDRDTPCASTTASSTCSSVPSAPALAWTDRFLADLR; translated from the coding sequence GTGCAGAAGAACACCCGGGTACGGATCGGCCTCGTGGCCGCCGTCGTGGCGACGATCGCAGGGGGATCACTCGCCGCAGCACCAGCACTCGCCGCGACACCCTCGTGTGCGACCGCCTGGAGCGCCGGCACGGCCTACAACGGCGGCGCCACGGTCAGTGAGGCCGGCACGAACTACACCGCGAACTGGTGGACGCAGGGCGACGACCCCGCGACGCACTCGGGGGTGACGGGCAGCGGGCAGCCCTGGACGTCGTCCGGTGCCTGCACGGGCGGCAGCACCGGTGGGGGCACGGGCGGTGGGACCGGCGGCGGGACGACCACGCCGGGCGGTGGGAGCGCCGGCACCGCGAGCGGGCTCGTCTTCAGCCCGTACAAGGACGTCACGGTGAACCTCGACTGGAACACGAACGTCATGAACACCGCCGTCACGGGGACCCGGATCCCCGTCGTCGGGTCGAGCAACAGCCTCGTGTCCACCCGCGAACCCGGTCTCAAGGCGATCACCCTCGCCTTCGCGACCGGCACGTGCGGCAGCGAGAACTGGGGCGGGGTCGCCGCGGACGCTTTCGCGAGCGCCAACATCCCGAAGCTCGACGCCGCGGGGGTGAACTACATCGTCAGCACCGGCGGCGCCGCGGGCTCCTTCAAGTGCTCCGGCACCGCCCTGCAGTCGTTCATCGCGCGCTACGCCACGCCGCACATGATCGGTGTCGACTTCGACATCGAGAGCGGGCAGTCCACTGCCGACGTGCAGAACCTCGTGAACGCCGCGGCGCTCGCACAGACGAAGTACCCGGGGCTTCGCTTCTCGTTCACGCTGGCGACCCTCGCCGCTTCGGACGGTTCGTTCGGCGGGCTGAACAGCACCGGTGACGCCACCGTGAAGGCGATCAAGGCGTCGAGCCTGACGAACTACACCGTCAACCTCATGACGATGGACCTCGGCCGGGCCACCGCCGCGAACTGCGTCCTGTCCGGATCGACCTGTGACATGGGGAAGTCGTCCGTCCAGGCCGTCACCAACCTCGAGCACACGTACGGCATCGCGCCGTCGAAGATCGAGGTCACGCCGATGATCGGCGTGAACGACGCCACCGACGAGGTCTTCACACTCACCGACGTCGACACGCTGTCCGCGTACGCCAAGGCGAACGGCCTCGCCGGCGTCCACTCCTGGTCGCTCGACCGCGACACCCCCTGCGCCTCGACGACGGCGTCGTCGACGTGCAGCTCGGTCCCGAGCGCACCCGCACTCGCGTGGACGGACCGGTTCCTCGCCGACCTGCGGTAG